A genomic segment from Tachysurus fulvidraco isolate hzauxx_2018 chromosome 21, HZAU_PFXX_2.0, whole genome shotgun sequence encodes:
- the cct6a gene encoding T-complex protein 1 subunit zeta: MSAVKALNPKAEVARAQAALAVNISAARGLQDVLKSNLGPKGTMKMLVSGAGDIKLTKDGNVLLHEMQIQHPTASLIAKVATAQDDITGDGTTSNVLIIGELLKQADVYVSEGLHPRIIAEGFEAAKEKALAVLEEVKVTKEMDRETLVNVARTSLRTKVHKELADLLTEAVVDAVLAISKPNEPIDLYMVEIMEMKHKTESDTQLIRGLVLDHGARHPDMKKRVEDAYILTCNVSLEYEKTEVNSGFFYKSANEREKLVSAERKFIEDRVNKIIALKKKVCADNNKGFVVINQKGIDPFSLDALAKEGIVALRRAKRRNMERLSLACGGIAVNSVDDLTPECLGYAGLVYEHTLGEEKFTFIEKCGNPRSVTLLVKGPNKHTLMQIKDAVRDGLRAVKNAIEDGCVVPGAGAVEVAMADALVKHKSKVKGRAQLGVQAFADALLIIPKVLAQNSGYDAQETLVKLQTEFKESGQLIGVDLSTGEPMVAGEAGVWDNYCVKKQLLHSCTVIASNILLVDEIMRAGMSSLKA, translated from the exons ATGTCTGCTGTAAAGGCACTTAATCCGAAAGCCGAGGTGGCGAGAGCTCAAGCCGCCCTCGCCGTAAACATCAGCGCCGCTCGGGGACTTCAGGATGTTCTGAAAAGTAACCTGGGACCCAAAGGAACCATGAAGAT GCTTGTGTCCGGGGCTGGAGACATCAAACTGACTAAAGATGGCAATGTACTGTTGCATGAGATG CAAATCCAGCATCCGACAGCTTCTCTGATCGCTAAGGTGGCCACGGCGCAGGACGACATCACCGGAGACGGCACCACGTCCAACGTCCTCATCATCGGAGAGTTACTGAAGCAGGCGGACGTTTACGTTTCTGAG GGCCTCCACCCCAGGATCATCGCTGAGGGCTTTGAAGCTGCGAAGGAAAAGGCACTGGCTGTGCTCGAGGAAGTGAAGGTCACGAAGGAGATGGATCGTGAGACGCTTGTGAACGTGGCCCGGACTTCACTACGGACCAAAGTGCACAAAGAGCTGGCTGACCTGCTCACAGAG GCTGTGGTGGACGCTGTGCTGGCCATCAGCAAACCGAATGAACCCATCGATCTTTATATGGTGGAGATCATGGAGATGAAACACAAGACTGAGAGCGATACACA aTTGATCAGAGGTTTGGTGTTGGACCACGGAGCCCGACATCCTGACATGAAGAAGAGAGTGGAGGACGCTTACATCTTGACCTGCAACGTGTCTCTGGAATACGAGAAAAC CGAGGTGAACTCTGGCTTCTTCTACAAGAGTGCcaacgagagagagaagctggtgAGTGCTGAGAGGAAGTTCATCGAGGACCGCGTCAACAAGATCATCGCGctaaagaaaaaagtgtgtgcCGACAACAACAAGGGCTTCGTGGTCATCAACCAGAAG GGGATCGATCCGTTCTCTCTGGACGCTCTGGCTAAAGAAGGCATCGTGGCTCTGCGCCGGGCAAAGAGGAGGAACATGGAGAG aCTCAGTCTTGCCTGTGGTGGTATTGCTGTGAACTCTGTAGACGATCTCACCCCGGAGTGTTTGGGCTACGCTGGTCTCGTCTATGAACACACGCTG GGAGAGGAGAAATTCACGTTCATCGAGAAGTGTGGGAACCCACGTTCAGTCACGCTGCTGGTCAAAGGgccgaacaaacacacactgatgcagatCAAAGACGCCGTGAGGGACGGACTGCGTGCCGTCAAGAACGCGATCGAGGACG GTTGCGTTGTACCGGGAGCCGGGGCTGTCGAGGTGGCTATGGCCGATGCTCTGGTGAAACACAAGTCCAAAGTGAAGGGACGAGCTCAGCTGGGTGTGCAGGCGTTTGCTGACGCTCTGCTCATCATCCCGAAG GTTCTGGCTCAGAATTCAGGCTACGATGCACAGGAGACTCTTGTGAAGCTTCAGACTGAATTTAAAGAGTCTGGCCAGCTCATCGGCGTGGACCTGAGCACAG GTGAACCCATGGTAGCTGGAGAAGCTGGCGTTTGGGATAACTATTGTGTTAAAAAACAGCTGCTGCACTCGTG CACGGTAATCGCTAGCAACATCCTCCTGGTAGACGAGATCATGAGAGCCGGAATGTCTTCCCTCAAAGCCTAA